Part of the Cloacibacterium caeni genome is shown below.
ACATTCAGAGAATCTTGCGTATCATAAATGGTAAAATTAGACGGAAAACCCAGAAAATGCGCTTCGCTTCTCAGAATTCTAGCAAACACCGAGTGGAAAGTTCCCATCCAAAGACTTCTTGCATTGCTGTCTCCTACTACTTTTGCAATACGGGATTTCATTTCTTTGGCGGCCTTATTGGTAAATGTAAGCGCCAAAATATTAAAAGGATCAATTCCGTTGGTAATTAAATGTGCAATCCTCATCGTAAGAACTCTCGTTTTACCAGAACCTGCTCCTGCCAAAACCATCAATGGCCCGTGCAAAGTGGTAACTGCTTCATACTGAGGTTCGTTTAATCCTTTCAAATAATCCATATTTTACTGCAAATTTTTCTGTTGCGAATTTATGAAAATTTGTTGGGAGTTGGAAGGGGGAAGACAGAAGTTGGAAGACGGAAGTTGGAAGACGGAAGTCCGAAGTCCGAAGTTGGGAGATTGGTTGGAGATAATTTAGGTGGTTTGTTTGTCTTTTCGTAGGGAACTTAATGGAAAAGAAAACTCAAAACATTTTGAGCAACAAGCAACTATCCTGCCTTTAACATGCCTTTATCCTGCCTTTAACTTGCCTTTAACTTGCAAGTAAAACAATTACTTTTTACTGACATTCATTACACTTTCCTTTGACTTTCCTTTGACATTACTTTAGATAAAGTTAAGATTTTTAATAAGCTTTTGAGTATAAAGAATACTTTTGTATATTTGGTGATGCGCTAAATCCCAAGAACGGAAGCAAACTTCCTTCTCGGTACTTCGCAAATCCGCCGAACCGTTAGCTGTAATGTTCCCAAAAATCCCGATATTTAACGTTTCCATAACAAAATTTATAAAAACATTAAGGTGTAAAATTAAGATTGTATACGATAAATAACATTACTTTACGCAATCAAAAAAATCATTTATATGAAAAGAAAAATTATTCTTTTGTTTCTTTTTTACAGTTCTATTTTCTTGGCTCAAAAAACACAAATTGTGGACGCTGAAACTTCTCAACCGATTCCTAATGCACGGATTATCTCGGAAGGAAATATTTATTATACAAATGATGAAGGATATAGCCTGCTAAAAAATTCCAAGAATTTGGAAATCTCTGCTTCAGGATATGAAACATTAAAAGGAAATGATTTTAAACCAATTTTAAAATTAAAACCGATTTACAAAGAAATTGACGAAGTAAAAATTGTTTCAATTGATTTTCAAAAGATTCTAAAAGACGTTGCAAACAATTATTCCGATATCTATTATAATAAACCCATCATTTATAATGTAACGATTAAGCAAAAATCGCACGAAAATAATGATTTAAAACTTTTAATGATTGCCGATGGAAAGTTCTGGAGTAGAGATGGAGAATATAATGCAAAAGATGCTTTTAATGATAAATTTGATAGGTTTGTTCAAATACAAATTGATGACTTACGCTTCTTAAAATCAAAACCTTCCAAAAATAAAGTAAGAGAAAAAAAACCGGAAATTTCACACGATAATATTGGTGATATGTTTTTGAGTTATGAATTATGGAGAACTTACGGACTTTCTAAAATCAAGAATGCCAAAAAAAGCGGAAGATTGGTGTATGAAAATGGTGATGAACAAGAAATATCTTATTCAATAAAATCTGATTCGTCCCTAATATACACAGGGAAATTTATTTATAACAAAAAAGATAGAGCAATTACCCATTTTGAATTGGATTTTATTCAAAACAAATTCGAACCGAGAAAACTGAAAGATGAAAATGGAAATATATTTTTCAGACAATTAGGTGACGGAATTATTATGTTTGATTATTACAAAAAGGATGGGAAATATTTCCCTTCCAAAATATCTTTCAAAACTCAAGGTTTCAAGACAATAACCGATACCGAAACTTTTGAATACAGTTCAGAAAGAGAAATTATTTTTAAAAACTTTCAAGAAACAGACAAAAAAGGTTTGGAAAATCCTGTGAAAATAAACCAAGCATATTGGAATAATTTAAAAATAAGTGATGACAAAGGGGAAATTATTTTGACTAAAGAAGAACAAGAATTTATTAATGAAAAATAGTATGAAAACTAATTTTATTGCTTTGGTTTTAATTATTGTGTTCAATAATTATTCAATAGCACAAACACACCGCTTTATTTATGATGTGGTTTACAAAAAAGACTCTACTTCCAACATAACAACGAAAGAGAATTATATTCTTGACATCGGAACAAAGGAAACAAAATATTATACGTATGATTTTTTTGTGGCAGATTCTCTAATTACCAATAATATTCCTTTTCCGAAAGAGATGAAACTCAATACTTCGGATATTATCGTTCATAAAAATAACAACAATGAGTTTTTTCAATATGATTTATTAGAAAATACGGTTTTGCAACTTCAAACAAATGATACTCAAAAATGGAATTTATCTCAAGAAAAGAAAAATGTCAAAAATTTAAGTTTGCAAAAAGCAATAACAACTTGGGGCGGAAGAAATTGGACAGCTTGGTTTGCTGAAGAAATTCCGTTTCAAGAGGGACCATATAAATTTCACGGTTTACCCGGACTGATTGTTGAAATTTATGATGACAAGAAGAATTATCATTTTGAATTAGTAAGATCAGAAAAAATAAAAGAAGAAGAAAACCAATTTATCGAAATGTCTGAAAAATTGGGTATTCCTATAACTTGGGAAAAATATAAAACAGCAAAACTCAAATATTATGAATCACCAGTAAATTTTATTAAAAATAGTGCAGAAAACTCAGAGCAATTATATTTGAATGATGGAACTATTGTAAATTCTAAAAACAGTAAAGAAATTGATGAACAGCTAAAGAATTCTATCCGTAAATATAATAATCCGATAGAATTAGATAAAGTAATTGCTTATCCAAAATAACACTACAGCTAACATTGGTGCTTGTTGCACAACTCCTTTTTTTAGAAAATAGTTTTCAA
Proteins encoded:
- a CDS encoding peptidase associated/transthyretin-like domain-containing protein encodes the protein MKRKIILLFLFYSSIFLAQKTQIVDAETSQPIPNARIISEGNIYYTNDEGYSLLKNSKNLEISASGYETLKGNDFKPILKLKPIYKEIDEVKIVSIDFQKILKDVANNYSDIYYNKPIIYNVTIKQKSHENNDLKLLMIADGKFWSRDGEYNAKDAFNDKFDRFVQIQIDDLRFLKSKPSKNKVREKKPEISHDNIGDMFLSYELWRTYGLSKIKNAKKSGRLVYENGDEQEISYSIKSDSSLIYTGKFIYNKKDRAITHFELDFIQNKFEPRKLKDENGNIFFRQLGDGIIMFDYYKKDGKYFPSKISFKTQGFKTITDTETFEYSSEREIIFKNFQETDKKGLENPVKINQAYWNNLKISDDKGEIILTKEEQEFINEK
- a CDS encoding GLPGLI family protein; its protein translation is MKTNFIALVLIIVFNNYSIAQTHRFIYDVVYKKDSTSNITTKENYILDIGTKETKYYTYDFFVADSLITNNIPFPKEMKLNTSDIIVHKNNNNEFFQYDLLENTVLQLQTNDTQKWNLSQEKKNVKNLSLQKAITTWGGRNWTAWFAEEIPFQEGPYKFHGLPGLIVEIYDDKKNYHFELVRSEKIKEEENQFIEMSEKLGIPITWEKYKTAKLKYYESPVNFIKNSAENSEQLYLNDGTIVNSKNSKEIDEQLKNSIRKYNNPIELDKVIAYPK